One Candidatus Limnocylindria bacterium genomic window, GCCGAGACGACCGTCGCCATGATGAGGACCAGTGCACCGCTGATGTTCGATAGACGCAACATCTCTTGCCCTCCCGCGGCAGTGCCAGGTGGCACAGTAGCACCGTGGTCCGCTTCATCGAGGTCAGTCACCGCATCACCGCCGGGATGAAGACGTACCCGGGATTACCCGAGCCCAAGGTCGACGTGATCATCGACTACGCCTCTTCGCGCGAGCGCTACGGCGGCAAGGCGGAGTTCCTCATCGCGTCACTGCACCTGTGCGGGAACACCGGAACGTATGTCGACTCGCCGCATCACCGGTACCCGGCCGGCGCCGATCTCGCCGAGCTACCGCTCGAGCGCGTTGCGCACCTTCCGGTGGTCGTGATCGACGCGACGAGCTCCGGTCGCGCGATCGGTCCCGATGTCCTCCGTGGCAGGGAACTCACCGGTAGCGCAGTCCTCGTGCGCACGGATTTCGCGCAGCACTGGGGGACCGAGGCGTACTTCACCGACCATCCCTTTCTTACGAGCGACAGCGTCGACATCCTGGTGAAGGCGCGACCGGCGTTCGTCGGCATCGATTCGCTGAACATCGACGACACCGCGGACTTTTCGCGGCCCGCGCACACGAAGCTGCTCGGCGCCGGCATCCCGGTCTGCGAGCACATGACCGGCCTCGCGGCCATCCCGAAGTCCGGCGGACGTCTGCACGCGGTCCCGATCGCCTGGGTCGGCGGCGCGACGTTTCCCGTGCGCGCCTACGTGATCGCGGAAGACGCCGAATAGACTCGGCCGCGTGCGATCGGAGCAACCGGTCAGCGTGACCCACGTCAGCGTCGTTCCGATGGACCGTCAGATCGTCCTCGAGGATCAGACCGTTGTGATCCGCGACGGCCGCATCGAATCCATCAGCGCCGCGGCCGATGTCGACGCCCGACAGATGCGCGTCATCGATGGACGAGGGAAATGGCTGATGCCAGCGATCGCCGACATGCATGTGCACTTTTGGGATCCCACGGAGGCCAACCTCTTCCTCGCGAACGGGATCGCTCACGTTCGCAACATGTGGGGAGCGCCACTTCATCTTGCGTGGCAGAAGAAGGTCGAGAGAGGAGAGGTCCCAGGGCCGCGAGTGACGACGACGAGTCCGATCGTCGATGGCGCGGGTCCAAATGGAAGAACGATCTGGCCCGGATCAGTTCTGCTCGCTTCGCCCGAGGAGGCCGGACCGCTTGTCGCACGCTTGGCCGATCGAGGTTACGCGCAGATCAAGGCGTACTCGGCACTCCGACCGGAGCCGTTGCGGGCGCTTGGCGCCGCGGCAAAGGCACGTGGGATCCCCGTCACTGGTCATTGCCCAAGGTCGATGCGCTTCGAGGAAGCGATCGACGCCGGCATGAGCTGCTTCGAACACTTCGCGGCCATCGAGAACGGCCATCTGCGTGGCGGTGAGCGCCAGCCGCCAGAGGCCGGCAACTGGCTTGAGCGGTCTCGTATGGTCACCCAACTGGACCTGGAACGGATCCGCGTTCTCGCCGACCGCATGGCTCGCGAGCAGATCTGGAATTGTCCGACGCTGGTCGTGCTCCGCCAGATCACTCTCTCACGGGATGACGCGCTGGCGACTCCTCATCTCGACTACATTCGGCCGCACACTCGAGACGGCTGGGACCCGACAGACGACTTTCGTTTCCGGGGAATGCCCTTCACCCGTGATGACCTCGCGGTCGCCGCGCGCGCGGCCGATGAGGTGTTCCGTCAGGTCGTCGGAGTTCTGCGAGACGCCGGAGCTCCGCTACTCCTTGGCACGGACACGCCCAACCCATACGTCGTGCCTGGGTTTGCGATCCACCAAGAGCTGGCGCACCTGAGCGCGGCCGGACTAACGCCTTATGAAGTATTTCGGACAGGGACGAGCGAGGCTGCACGATTCCTCGAGGAGCAGGACGACTGGGGGACCGTGGCGACCGCCCGACGCGCTGACCTGGTACTCCTTTCACGCGATCCCCTGCAACACGTCGACGCCCTACAGCACATCCAACACCTCTTCATCAACGGACACGACTTCGATCGCGCCGCGCTAGACGCGCTCCTGGCCGAGCGGCTGAACGACGTGAAGCGGGAGCTCGAGCCGATCACGATCAGCGCCGACGACAGAAAGTGGTTCGTGAGCCACGCGGGCCGTCCATTCGGCCGCCTCACGACACGGCGGCAACCGACCGCCGGTGGGACGCTGTTCAAGGAGAGCGGTGTGAACTTCCAGTGGGGTGAGACGCGACGCGAGGCCGCGGCGATCCTTGAAGCAGACGGGTCGCTGAAAGAGCTCACCGCGACGACGAAGACTGGATTTGGCACGGAGAAACTCTCCATCGCACGGGCGCCCACGGGATATGCGGCGCATCTGACCGCGGTCGACGGGGTCATTTCGGACACCACCGTTGAGACCAGCCCTGTCCCTCTCAGTCCTCGGCTGCTCGTCTCGGCGTCAGCGTCGTTCGCGTCTTCGCTGTCGACATCCGCACTCACGTTCGAGGATGAGCGACTCATTCTCACTTCGGTCGCCGCCACCTCCGCCCCGCCATCAGCGGCCGACGGAGCGACGGTGACGTTCTCACGCCCCGGCGAAGTGCTCGAGTTCGTGATCGCGTTCGATGACGCAGGCGACGTCGCGCGCGTCTCCCAACGTATGGCGCTGGGCGTGCGCGAGTGGGTGGTAGAGAGCTCGGCCTGACCTAGCGAGGCTGAGCGTCACATCCCGATGGGATGCCAGACGGTCTTCAGCTCGAGGAACGCCTCGATGTCGTAGGGGCTCTGCCCGTCGGCCTTCCCGCGCACGACGCGCTTCACGTTCTCCGCGCCGAGGCGCTCGAGCTCCGCGGCATCGCCATCCGCGCCGGTGAGGTCGAGCGCGGCAACGTCCATGTGCGACGCGAGGATCGGCGCGAGCTCCTTCCGGAGACCGGTGAGGACGTTCACGACGCCCGGCGGCACGTCCGCGGTGGCGAGGCACTCAGCGAATTCGATCGCGACGAGCGGGTGCTTCTCCGATGCGATGACGACGGCGGTGTTGCCGCCGACGATGACCGGCATCAAGCGCGTGACGAGGCCGAGGAGCGGCGGCTCGGGCGCGAGGATCCCCGTGACGCCGGTCGGTTCGGGCACGGTGAAGTTGAAGTACGGGCCGGCGACGGGATTCGCGCTGCCGACGACCTGCGCGATCTTGTCCGCCCAGCCGGCGTACCAGACGACACGGTCGATCGCGCGGTCGACCTCGTTCTTGCGCGGCGCGAGGGACGCGAGCTCGCTCCGTCGCATCTCCATCATCTCGGCGATGCGGTAGAGCACCTGGCCACGGTTGTACGCCGTCGCCTTCGCCCAGCCCGCGCCGGCCTGCCGCGCGATGCGGACGGCGTCGCGGAGATCCTTGCGCGACGCGCGCGCGATGTTCGCGCCCTCCACGACGAGCGTGCGGCCCGACTCGGATCGCGGGAACGCGCCGCCAATGAACAGCTTGTAGGTCTTCTGGACCGGCAGCCGGCTCATGCGTCGTCCAGCGCGACGTACGCCTCGAGGCCATGCCGGCCGCCTTCGCGCCCGAAGCCGGACTCCTTATAACCACCGAACGGCGAGGCGGGATCGAAACGGTTGTAGGTGTTCGCCCAGATGACGCCGGCGCGAAGCTTCTGCGCCATCGCCAGGATGCGCGAGCCCTTCTCGGTCCAGACGCCGGCCGAAAGCCCGTAGGGCGTGTTGTTCGCCTTCTCGATCGCCTCGTCGGGCGTGCGGAACGT contains:
- a CDS encoding amidohydrolase family protein, with the protein product MRSEQPVSVTHVSVVPMDRQIVLEDQTVVIRDGRIESISAAADVDARQMRVIDGRGKWLMPAIADMHVHFWDPTEANLFLANGIAHVRNMWGAPLHLAWQKKVERGEVPGPRVTTTSPIVDGAGPNGRTIWPGSVLLASPEEAGPLVARLADRGYAQIKAYSALRPEPLRALGAAAKARGIPVTGHCPRSMRFEEAIDAGMSCFEHFAAIENGHLRGGERQPPEAGNWLERSRMVTQLDLERIRVLADRMAREQIWNCPTLVVLRQITLSRDDALATPHLDYIRPHTRDGWDPTDDFRFRGMPFTRDDLAVAARAADEVFRQVVGVLRDAGAPLLLGTDTPNPYVVPGFAIHQELAHLSAAGLTPYEVFRTGTSEAARFLEEQDDWGTVATARRADLVLLSRDPLQHVDALQHIQHLFINGHDFDRAALDALLAERLNDVKRELEPITISADDRKWFVSHAGRPFGRLTTRRQPTAGGTLFKESGVNFQWGETRREAAAILEADGSLKELTATTKTGFGTEKLSIARAPTGYAAHLTAVDGVISDTTVETSPVPLSPRLLVSASASFASSLSTSALTFEDERLILTSVAATSAPPSAADGATVTFSRPGEVLEFVIAFDDAGDVARVSQRMALGVREWVVESSA
- a CDS encoding aldehyde dehydrogenase family protein, which translates into the protein MSRLPVQKTYKLFIGGAFPRSESGRTLVVEGANIARASRKDLRDAVRIARQAGAGWAKATAYNRGQVLYRIAEMMEMRRSELASLAPRKNEVDRAIDRVVWYAGWADKIAQVVGSANPVAGPYFNFTVPEPTGVTGILAPEPPLLGLVTRLMPVIVGGNTAVVIASEKHPLVAIEFAECLATADVPPGVVNVLTGLRKELAPILASHMDVAALDLTGADGDAAELERLGAENVKRVVRGKADGQSPYDIEAFLELKTVWHPIGM
- a CDS encoding cyclase family protein, whose translation is MVRFIEVSHRITAGMKTYPGLPEPKVDVIIDYASSRERYGGKAEFLIASLHLCGNTGTYVDSPHHRYPAGADLAELPLERVAHLPVVVIDATSSGRAIGPDVLRGRELTGSAVLVRTDFAQHWGTEAYFTDHPFLTSDSVDILVKARPAFVGIDSLNIDDTADFSRPAHTKLLGAGIPVCEHMTGLAAIPKSGGRLHAVPIAWVGGATFPVRAYVIAEDAE